One part of the Paenibacillus silvisoli genome encodes these proteins:
- a CDS encoding response regulator transcription factor, with translation MLYKVLITDDEPTIREGLKSLIEWEELGFEVVGTAANGKDALGKYEQLAPDLMIVDIRMPGMSGLELIEQLRKDGQTVHVLILSGYADFEYAKKAIALSTDGYLLKPVDEDELVDYLKKLCETLDTESEARKKNSLTEQLNRERVIQALLSQESEAPEKESMARADLLWDTYSIVLFKPNGGSSQLPALRNQLVRQYEETGKGVVFMFESYAGLLFNDNPKLEPVRKCLQKSLQELSDGGDVEATAAAGSAAKHPSEIRSSFEEAAMLLEQRFFYGEGELLTASSMPIAPLGSRTPQIESEGHDYLADCDETAEKLYLALDIGNSESYASLVNTAGKRLLERGSTEGELKAAMAHIVTGVISKLSQRDPELQSRSGELSAGILAIHQAVSYAALERHVIDFVGGLKPVEVCAGTDKQIKKMLDLIQRNYAENLKLESLADVFNYNSAYLGKLFKSVTGEYFNTYVDKVRVEKAKELLGQGMKVYQVAELVGYSNVDYFHSKFRKYVGSAPSAFRKK, from the coding sequence ATGTTATATAAAGTGCTCATTACGGACGATGAACCGACGATTCGAGAAGGCTTGAAATCGCTGATTGAATGGGAGGAGCTTGGCTTTGAGGTAGTCGGCACGGCCGCGAACGGCAAGGATGCCCTCGGAAAATACGAACAGCTGGCGCCCGATCTCATGATCGTCGATATCCGCATGCCGGGCATGAGCGGGCTGGAGCTGATCGAGCAGCTGCGCAAAGACGGCCAAACCGTTCACGTGCTTATTTTGAGCGGCTACGCGGATTTTGAATACGCGAAAAAAGCGATCGCCCTCAGTACGGATGGCTATCTGCTGAAGCCGGTCGACGAGGACGAGCTTGTCGACTATTTGAAGAAGCTCTGCGAAACGCTGGACACCGAGTCGGAGGCAAGGAAGAAAAACAGCCTGACCGAGCAGCTGAATCGCGAGCGGGTCATACAGGCGCTCCTGTCACAGGAGAGCGAGGCGCCGGAAAAGGAATCGATGGCTCGCGCCGATCTGCTTTGGGATACCTATTCCATCGTGCTTTTCAAGCCGAACGGCGGCTCCAGCCAGCTTCCTGCGCTGCGCAATCAGCTCGTCCGTCAATATGAAGAAACCGGCAAAGGCGTCGTGTTTATGTTCGAGTCGTACGCCGGTCTGCTGTTCAACGACAATCCGAAGCTGGAGCCGGTTCGCAAATGCCTGCAAAAATCGCTTCAAGAGCTGAGCGACGGAGGCGATGTCGAGGCGACGGCCGCGGCCGGATCGGCGGCGAAGCATCCGAGCGAGATTCGGAGCTCCTTCGAGGAAGCCGCCATGCTGCTGGAGCAGCGTTTTTTCTATGGGGAAGGCGAGCTGCTGACTGCGAGCAGCATGCCGATTGCGCCGCTCGGTTCACGTACGCCACAGATCGAATCGGAAGGACACGACTATTTAGCCGACTGCGACGAGACGGCCGAGAAGCTGTATCTCGCCCTCGATATCGGCAATTCCGAGTCGTACGCCAGCTTGGTGAACACAGCCGGCAAACGATTGCTGGAGCGCGGCAGCACGGAAGGCGAGCTGAAGGCGGCGATGGCGCATATCGTGACCGGCGTCATCAGTAAGCTGTCGCAGCGCGATCCGGAGCTGCAGTCGAGAAGCGGGGAGCTTTCGGCCGGTATTTTGGCGATCCATCAGGCTGTGAGCTACGCGGCGCTGGAGCGGCACGTGATTGATTTTGTCGGCGGCTTGAAGCCTGTCGAGGTTTGCGCGGGGACTGACAAGCAGATCAAAAAAATGCTCGATCTCATTCAGCGGAACTATGCGGAAAATTTGAAGCTGGAGTCGCTGGCCGATGTGTTCAACTATAACAGCGCCTATCTCGGCAAGCTGTTCAAGAGCGTCACGGGCGAATATTTCAACACCTACGTCGATAAAGTGCGGGTCGAGAAGGCCAAGGAGCTGCTCGGTCAAGGAATGAAGGTCTATCAGGTCGCGGAGCTGGTCGGATACTCCAACGTCGACTATTTTCATAGCAAATTCCGCAAATATGTCGGCAGCGCCCCGTCGGCCTTTCGGAAGAAGTGA
- a CDS encoding sensor histidine kinase, producing the protein MFRWMIRSMNDLKLRTKLILSCIVVVFVPVLMVGLFLTSELRQMSLDNALEQTAANVERVKKRTAEVINVSYDISYRMSNDSRLEGIAGSQYETVYDVVKAYKEYPDIKEYLRLYNEISNIRLYIDNKTLLNNWEFIQPSGSIVRSHWYQTAINSSGLIAWNYIEDERDRKNYLSLIRRIDFPNQHNTGVLVINVNGSMLSSILNQETFETMLVDKDNNIVAANRAGRVGKTLADIQFDPNVIDQQNGIFQAVVGGKSSQIQIEPLIPESSLNGIRIVSVFSIDSITKDANEVIILALTVISISLVVAFGLIYGFSMLLSKRMLRLSKQITKVATGNLDTALEIDGKDEIGQLSRQFNAMVVSINELIDEVQESNRQKVQIQSRQNEIKFKMMASQINPHFLFNALESIRMKAHLKGEKEISNVVRLLGKMMRKNLEAGNGTVQLRNEIDMVRCYLDIQKFRYEDRLSYELLIDPTAEKEPILPLIIQPLVENAVIHGLENREEGGLVRVKAELREDMIHVEVIDNGEGMPREKLEQLNRTFREQEDGEREGNRIGLHNVHMRLKLLYGADYGLEIWSERGIGTRVQFTIPIGGDTSHVI; encoded by the coding sequence ATGTTTCGATGGATGATCCGCAGCATGAATGACTTGAAGCTGAGAACAAAGCTGATTTTATCCTGTATCGTCGTCGTGTTCGTGCCCGTGCTGATGGTCGGGCTTTTCTTGACCAGCGAGCTGCGGCAAATGTCGCTCGATAACGCGCTGGAGCAGACCGCGGCGAACGTCGAGCGGGTGAAGAAGCGAACCGCCGAAGTGATCAACGTCTCTTACGACATTTCGTACCGCATGTCCAATGACAGCCGCCTCGAAGGCATTGCCGGCAGCCAATACGAGACGGTCTACGACGTGGTCAAAGCCTACAAGGAGTATCCGGATATTAAAGAGTATCTCCGTCTTTACAATGAAATCTCCAACATCCGGCTCTACATCGACAATAAAACGCTGCTCAATAACTGGGAATTCATCCAGCCTTCAGGCTCGATCGTGCGGTCCCACTGGTACCAAACCGCGATCAACAGCAGCGGACTGATTGCCTGGAACTACATCGAGGATGAGCGCGATCGCAAAAATTACTTAAGCTTGATCCGCAGAATCGATTTTCCGAATCAGCATAACACCGGCGTGCTCGTCATCAATGTGAACGGGTCGATGCTCAGCTCCATCCTGAACCAGGAAACGTTCGAGACGATGCTCGTCGACAAGGACAACAACATCGTCGCCGCCAACCGCGCGGGCCGGGTCGGCAAAACGCTGGCGGACATTCAGTTCGATCCGAACGTCATCGACCAGCAGAACGGGATCTTCCAAGCCGTCGTCGGCGGCAAGTCGTCGCAAATTCAAATCGAGCCGCTCATCCCGGAATCCAGCCTGAACGGAATCCGCATCGTGTCGGTCTTCTCGATCGACAGCATCACCAAGGATGCGAACGAGGTCATTATTTTGGCGCTGACCGTTATTTCCATTAGCCTGGTCGTGGCGTTTGGCCTCATCTACGGCTTCTCCATGCTGCTGTCCAAGCGGATGCTGCGCCTCAGCAAGCAGATTACGAAGGTGGCGACCGGCAACCTTGACACGGCGCTGGAAATCGACGGCAAGGACGAGATCGGCCAGCTGTCCAGGCAATTCAACGCGATGGTCGTCAGCATCAACGAATTGATCGACGAGGTGCAGGAATCGAACCGCCAGAAGGTGCAAATTCAATCCAGGCAAAACGAGATTAAATTCAAAATGATGGCCAGCCAAATCAACCCTCATTTCCTATTCAACGCGCTCGAATCGATCCGCATGAAGGCGCACCTGAAAGGGGAGAAGGAAATTTCCAACGTCGTCCGGCTGCTTGGCAAAATGATGCGCAAAAACCTCGAAGCCGGCAACGGGACCGTCCAGCTTCGCAACGAAATCGACATGGTCCGCTGCTATCTGGATATCCAGAAGTTCCGCTATGAGGATCGGTTGAGCTATGAGCTGCTCATCGATCCGACAGCCGAGAAAGAGCCGATTCTGCCGCTCATCATTCAGCCGCTCGTCGAAAATGCCGTCATTCACGGCTTGGAGAACCGCGAGGAAGGCGGCCTTGTCCGCGTCAAGGCGGAGCTGCGGGAGGACATGATTCACGTGGAAGTCATCGACAACGGAGAAGGCATGCCGCGCGAGAAGCTAGAGCAGCTTAACCGCACGTTCCGGGAACAAGAGGACGGCGAGCGGGAAGGCAACCGGATCGGACTCCACAATGTGCATATGCGGCTGAAGCTGCTGTACGGCGCCGATTACGGTCTTGAGATTTGGAGCGAGCGAGGCATTGGCACAAGGGTGCAATTTACGATTCCAATTGGAGGCGACACATCCCATGTTATATAA
- a CDS encoding GTP pyrophosphokinase: MMDKEMVMQWAKMLMSYKFALDEISTKLTILNEELQFIQHYNPIEHVKTRIKSPESIVEKLQRKGLEVSKENAALHIRDIAGVRVICSFTTDVYRVYEMIRRQGDVKVLEVKDYIKSPKPNGYQSMHLIIEIPIFLSERIEHVKVEIQLRTIAMDFWASLEHKIYYQFHEDMPESIREQLKETADMIGALDQRMLGLKEEVQRYSESTALPKASAMTLSPPAPVTLK; this comes from the coding sequence ATGATGGACAAGGAAATGGTCATGCAGTGGGCGAAAATGCTGATGAGCTACAAGTTCGCCCTTGACGAAATCAGCACGAAGCTGACGATTCTAAACGAAGAGCTTCAATTTATCCAGCATTACAATCCGATCGAGCATGTGAAAACGCGGATCAAATCGCCGGAGAGCATCGTCGAGAAGCTGCAGCGCAAAGGGCTGGAGGTCTCCAAAGAGAATGCGGCCTTGCATATTCGCGACATCGCGGGCGTGCGCGTCATTTGCTCGTTTACGACGGATGTGTACCGGGTCTACGAGATGATTCGCAGGCAGGGCGACGTGAAGGTGCTGGAAGTGAAGGATTACATAAAATCGCCGAAGCCGAACGGTTACCAGAGCATGCATCTGATTATTGAAATCCCGATATTCCTCTCGGAACGGATCGAGCATGTGAAGGTCGAGATTCAATTGCGGACGATCGCGATGGATTTCTGGGCGAGTCTGGAGCACAAAATCTACTATCAATTCCATGAGGATATGCCGGAATCCATCCGCGAACAGCTGAAGGAGACGGCCGATATGATCGGGGCGCTCGATCAGCGCATGCTCGGTTTGAAAGAAGAAGTGCAGCGGTACAGCGAATCGACGGCGCTGCCGAAAGCGTCGGCGATGACGCTGTCGCCCCCTGCGCCAGTAACGTTGAAGTAA